From a region of the Paenibacillus segetis genome:
- a CDS encoding helix-turn-helix transcriptional regulator, with protein sequence MPRTWLIEIRTNANKTHDDIATEVDVSRQYYGMIESGIRNPSVDLAKRIAFILKFDWIIFFEEYGNKTLHIEQSVTSKQKEVG encoded by the coding sequence ATGCCTAGAACTTGGTTGATTGAAATTAGAACGAATGCGAATAAGACACATGATGATATAGCAACAGAAGTTGATGTTAGTCGGCAGTATTATGGAATGATTGAATCAGGAATTAGAAATCCTAGTGTTGATCTTGCAAAACGTATTGCTTTTATATTGAAGTTTGATTGGATAATTTTTTTTGAAGAGTATGGCAACAAAACGTTGCATATTGAGCAGTCTGTAACATCAAAACAAAAGGAGGTGGGATAG
- a CDS encoding XRE family transcriptional regulator gives MAIGQFGPALEEVLKRTGDTRGKAGAVAHVDATLIGKIVNGTRKPSKEVIRAATEHYDDGQLFLAAAAEATGGAFVPWLNLADLHKSSTTLKTIEEMEEAEAALQVIPITKRPDQLTQKERQQIQVSIMEQIEAVTALMHNIVILCREYGFSFSGMFREHATEMKLKKYMK, from the coding sequence ATGGCAATCGGACAATTTGGACCAGCGCTTGAAGAAGTACTTAAGCGGACAGGGGATACACGAGGCAAAGCAGGTGCAGTAGCCCATGTGGATGCTACGTTAATTGGAAAGATCGTTAATGGAACTAGGAAGCCTTCCAAAGAGGTAATAAGGGCAGCAACTGAACATTACGATGATGGACAACTTTTCTTGGCTGCAGCTGCAGAGGCCACTGGAGGTGCGTTTGTTCCTTGGTTAAACCTCGCTGACTTACATAAATCTAGTACAACATTGAAAACTATCGAGGAAATGGAAGAGGCGGAAGCGGCACTTCAAGTAATACCGATTACAAAACGACCGGATCAACTAACCCAAAAAGAGCGTCAACAGATTCAAGTGTCGATCATGGAACAAATCGAAGCTGTTACAGCACTTATGCATAATATCGTCATACTTTGTCGGGAATACGGATTTTCGTTCTCTGGAATGTTTCGTGAACATGCGACTGAGATGAAACTCAAAAAATATATGAAATGA
- a CDS encoding AbrB/MazE/SpoVT family DNA-binding domain-containing protein, which translates to MKSTGIVRKVDELGRLVIPMELRRTLGIGEKDPIEIFTDGEQIILRKYQPGCVFTGEDTDLISFKGKLVSKAAIREMAAAAGI; encoded by the coding sequence ATGAAATCAACTGGAATTGTTAGAAAAGTGGATGAATTAGGACGCCTGGTTATCCCTATGGAGTTACGACGCACATTAGGGATCGGAGAGAAAGATCCAATTGAAATTTTTACAGATGGAGAGCAAATCATTTTACGTAAGTATCAACCTGGGTGTGTGTTTACTGGTGAAGATACTGATCTCATCTCTTTCAAAGGGAAACTGGTAAGCAAAGCTGCTATTCGAGAAATGGCGGCTGCTGCAGGAATTTAA
- a CDS encoding AAA family ATPase encodes MKKIILERLTLRNFKGFREFTLSTNGGNADAFGDNGSGKTTLFDGFTWLLFGKDSANRSEQKFEIKELDSAGKVLRHKLEHEIEADLLVNGRRRTFRRVYSEKWTKKRGSATDSFEGHVTDYFIDGVPVKAGEYSAQVDSLIKEDLFRLLTSPSFFNDQLKKEERRKVLLEICGDITDVEVIHSNPSLSRLPAILGDRDVESHRKVVAARCKGINEEIKDIPVRISEAQRSQPDIAELDKELLQDDIDSIRSQIKTKEEELLRIRNGGESAVKEKRIREIEGELLAIQNRLQSAALDKIAVKRNEVAELQSDYDSMRRKVDDANYRIQQNERTIESRNQEADRLKNEWNSVNKQEFQGHEHDENCPTCGRMLPAEQIQEANDKAVADFNRKKAMLLEKISAEGKAAKDEARRLEQDNSRLLDEINQLSDKLAIVKTDLTAAEVELTELRSGIQDPRSDPEYQRLMTEKDVVQNELTQLSASAKDEITRVQSDIYNLQAELRSLDENMAKFAQVLKTEQRIVELEQQERTLAAEYERLQEELFLTEEFTRSKVALLDSKINSKFKYARFRLFEEQINGGLKEVCDTLFNGVPYDGGLNRAAQYIVGLDIINTLSEYYGFSAPIFIDNAEAVTKLIDTDAQVIRLVVSEQDKKLRVVTQNNSMQEAM; translated from the coding sequence TTGAAAAAAATCATTTTGGAGCGCCTGACGCTCCGTAATTTCAAAGGATTCAGGGAATTCACTTTATCTACGAATGGTGGTAATGCGGATGCCTTCGGTGATAATGGCAGCGGCAAGACAACATTGTTTGACGGTTTTACCTGGTTGCTGTTCGGCAAGGATAGCGCCAATCGTTCGGAGCAGAAATTTGAAATCAAGGAACTGGACTCAGCGGGCAAGGTGCTTCGGCACAAGTTGGAACATGAGATTGAAGCGGATCTCTTGGTTAATGGCCGCCGTCGGACATTTCGCCGGGTTTACTCAGAAAAGTGGACTAAGAAGCGCGGTTCTGCTACTGATTCTTTCGAGGGACATGTCACTGATTACTTTATTGACGGCGTACCAGTGAAGGCTGGTGAGTACAGCGCGCAGGTCGACTCCTTGATTAAAGAGGATCTATTCAGGCTCCTGACCAGCCCATCCTTTTTCAATGACCAGCTCAAGAAAGAAGAACGGCGCAAGGTTCTGCTTGAAATCTGTGGCGACATTACAGATGTCGAGGTTATTCATTCTAATCCATCGCTTAGCCGGTTGCCTGCTATCTTAGGCGACCGTGATGTCGAGAGTCATCGCAAGGTAGTAGCTGCTCGGTGTAAGGGTATCAATGAGGAAATTAAGGATATTCCGGTCCGAATTAGCGAAGCACAACGTAGTCAGCCAGATATAGCAGAATTGGATAAAGAACTACTTCAGGATGATATTGATTCTATTCGCTCTCAGATTAAAACAAAGGAAGAGGAACTGCTTCGTATCAGAAATGGTGGCGAGTCAGCAGTTAAAGAGAAGCGAATTCGAGAAATCGAGGGCGAACTACTTGCTATACAAAACAGGCTTCAATCAGCTGCCTTAGACAAGATTGCTGTTAAACGTAATGAAGTGGCCGAACTTCAATCTGATTACGATTCAATGCGTCGTAAAGTTGATGATGCAAATTACCGTATTCAGCAAAACGAACGAACTATTGAATCTCGTAACCAGGAAGCTGATCGTCTTAAAAATGAATGGAATTCAGTCAATAAACAGGAATTTCAAGGTCACGAACACGATGAAAACTGCCCAACATGTGGTCGAATGCTTCCTGCAGAACAAATTCAAGAAGCAAACGATAAAGCAGTGGCTGATTTCAATCGTAAAAAGGCTATGTTGCTAGAAAAAATTAGTGCTGAAGGTAAAGCTGCTAAAGACGAAGCGCGGAGATTGGAGCAAGATAACAGTCGCTTGCTTGATGAGATCAATCAACTGAGCGATAAATTAGCAATAGTTAAGACTGATCTGACAGCAGCTGAAGTTGAGCTTACAGAATTACGGTCTGGAATTCAGGACCCCAGATCAGATCCAGAGTATCAACGCTTGATGACAGAGAAGGATGTTGTCCAGAATGAATTAACTCAGCTTAGTGCTTCAGCGAAAGACGAGATTACTCGTGTTCAAAGCGATATTTATAACCTGCAGGCTGAATTGCGCTCGTTAGACGAGAACATGGCCAAGTTTGCTCAAGTGCTTAAGACAGAGCAACGTATTGTGGAGCTAGAACAGCAAGAACGTACTTTGGCAGCAGAGTATGAACGCCTACAGGAAGAATTGTTCCTAACAGAAGAGTTCACTCGCTCTAAGGTCGCTCTACTAGACTCCAAGATCAATTCAAAGTTTAAGTACGCACGATTCCGGCTGTTCGAGGAGCAGATCAACGGTGGCTTGAAAGAGGTCTGCGACACACTGTTCAATGGTGTACCTTACGATGGCGGACTTAATCGTGCAGCTCAATATATTGTCGGGTTGGATATTATTAATACCCTATCCGAGTATTACGGCTTTAGTGCTCCTATCTTTATCGACAACGCCGAGGCCGTCACCAAGCTAATCGATACGGATGCTCAGGTCATTCGCCTAGTAGTGTCTGAGCAAGATAAAAAGCTTCGGGTTGTAACACAAAACAACAGCATGCAGGAGGCGATGTAA
- a CDS encoding recombinase RecT yields MTTQNQTAPAELAKKEPTQSERFMTKVISEFGSSVGEVALTNFQKRLAQNYFIALDSVLKTTEEKRLKKSEKYRDALPVTWTNVNMDKLARDVVAYARIGFDPSQPNHINLIPFKNNNTNKYDIGFIEGYRGIELKSVKYGLDVPDHVTVELVYSTDKFKPIKKDVTHKYEGYEFDIVNAFDRGEIIGGFYFHSYSQNPEKNRLVMMTKKDIEKRKPDHASPEFWGGEKDKWKWDDKSKKNVKDGTEQVEGWYEKMCWKTVYRAAHSDITIDSQKIDDDYLRLKQMESDFAEAEVAQEIRTNANGEIIDITPPEGTEPENKKDQAANQGEMNFEINPDDIPPAGGGEPDSW; encoded by the coding sequence TTGACAACGCAAAATCAAACTGCTCCAGCGGAGTTAGCAAAGAAAGAACCTACACAATCCGAACGCTTTATGACGAAGGTCATTTCAGAATTTGGATCAAGCGTAGGGGAAGTCGCTCTTACTAATTTTCAAAAGAGACTTGCTCAGAATTACTTCATTGCCTTGGATTCGGTGCTGAAGACTACTGAGGAGAAACGTCTTAAAAAGTCCGAGAAGTACCGTGATGCCCTACCTGTTACATGGACCAACGTCAATATGGACAAGCTTGCTCGGGATGTTGTTGCTTATGCACGAATTGGCTTTGATCCATCACAACCCAATCATATTAATCTGATTCCGTTTAAAAACAACAACACCAACAAGTATGATATTGGTTTTATTGAAGGTTATCGTGGGATTGAGCTTAAGTCAGTGAAATATGGTTTGGATGTGCCAGATCATGTGACAGTTGAACTTGTGTATTCCACTGATAAATTCAAGCCAATTAAGAAGGATGTTACCCATAAATACGAAGGTTATGAGTTTGATATTGTTAATGCCTTTGATCGTGGAGAGATTATTGGTGGATTCTATTTCCACTCCTATTCTCAAAATCCTGAAAAAAATAGATTGGTCATGATGACAAAAAAGGATATTGAGAAGCGTAAGCCGGATCACGCTAGTCCTGAATTTTGGGGTGGTGAGAAGGACAAGTGGAAATGGGACGATAAAAGCAAAAAGAATGTCAAGGATGGCACTGAGCAAGTTGAAGGGTGGTACGAAAAAATGTGCTGGAAGACCGTTTACCGGGCAGCACATAGCGATATTACGATTGATAGTCAGAAGATCGATGATGATTACCTACGTTTGAAGCAAATGGAGAGCGACTTTGCGGAGGCAGAGGTCGCGCAGGAGATTAGAACAAATGCCAATGGGGAGATTATCGACATCACTCCGCCAGAAGGGACAGAACCTGAGAACAAGAAAGATCAGGCTGCAAACCAAGGTGAAATGAATTTTGAAATAAACCCTGATGACATTCCTCCTGCAGGTGGAGGGGAGCCGGATAGCTGGTGA
- a CDS encoding MBL fold metallo-hydrolase, producing the protein MIDIACLGSSSAGNAYRISDGHTAILLEAGFPFKSLQRALNFRMSEIAGCLISHEHGDHSKAAKDVMRAGISIYTSQGTADALGLVGHRLKPIKAHQQFEIGTWTIKPFEIEHDAAEPLGFVLANTAGDRLVFLTDTYYCRYRFAGLTHIMVECNYSIDIVNQRVVAGQLHPAQKKRLLRSHFGLEHVKGFIRANDIRAVQEIWLLHLSDGNSDADRFKREIQETTGKMVYVTDR; encoded by the coding sequence GTGATTGATATTGCTTGTCTTGGATCAAGCAGTGCCGGTAATGCCTATCGCATAAGTGATGGGCATACCGCCATCCTGTTAGAAGCCGGATTCCCCTTTAAGTCCCTACAGAGGGCTTTGAACTTCCGAATGTCTGAGATTGCCGGGTGCTTGATTAGCCACGAGCATGGTGATCATAGTAAGGCAGCTAAGGACGTTATGAGAGCTGGTATCTCTATTTACACTAGCCAAGGCACTGCGGACGCACTCGGGCTTGTGGGGCATCGCCTTAAGCCTATCAAAGCGCACCAGCAATTTGAGATAGGTACATGGACTATTAAACCTTTTGAGATCGAGCACGATGCCGCCGAACCTCTAGGATTTGTCCTGGCTAACACAGCAGGAGATAGGCTTGTGTTTTTGACAGACACCTACTACTGCCGGTACCGATTTGCTGGCCTAACTCACATCATGGTTGAGTGCAATTATTCAATAGATATCGTGAATCAAAGGGTGGTAGCAGGACAACTGCATCCAGCGCAAAAGAAGCGACTGCTTCGTTCTCACTTTGGACTTGAACATGTTAAAGGCTTTATACGGGCCAATGATATCCGAGCTGTACAAGAGATTTGGTTGCTGCATCTATCTGACGGTAACAGTGACGCTGATAGATTCAAACGAGAGATTCAGGAGACGACTGGGAAGATGGTCTACGTGACAGATCGATGA
- a CDS encoding HTH domain-containing protein — translation MPEGSYPFPMYSGLLEHRHYKKIGSAIWLFLWCISSTTKEVEKDGIVWGVVLGNKPIKISDLEEEFGVSDRTIRSWIKTLEDNHYIRVTRAPYGLIFTVRNSKKFRNRSEENFRSNEGDRQHSSDLNDRDRQESSDLPEENCRSNKDITEINNVVAVVTDPETILKLALEVEQHFCMKRGQGFNVSPTDLGKIKELVATGIPLEIVKQSIDKSFAEYKPKHAWDKINSMAFCIPRCLDEWNRMQVDESITGAVPHVPVALSPLPQRGYRNKQQAQIEELDRFIEEERKRGSR, via the coding sequence ATGCCCGAAGGCAGTTACCCTTTTCCGATGTACTCCGGTTTGTTAGAACATAGACATTACAAAAAAATAGGTTCAGCGATTTGGCTGTTCCTTTGGTGCATCAGCTCTACGACGAAGGAAGTCGAAAAGGACGGAATTGTCTGGGGTGTCGTCCTTGGGAACAAGCCTATCAAAATTAGTGATTTAGAAGAAGAGTTTGGAGTTTCAGATCGTACGATCCGATCGTGGATTAAAACGCTCGAAGATAATCACTACATACGAGTCACCAGAGCACCTTACGGATTGATTTTCACGGTTCGAAACTCCAAAAAGTTCAGAAACAGGTCGGAAGAAAACTTCCGCTCTAATGAAGGAGATCGGCAACATTCTTCCGATCTGAATGATAGAGATCGGCAGGAAAGTTCCGATCTCCCGGAAGAAAACTGCCGATCTAATAAAGATATTACAGAGATAAACAATGTTGTTGCTGTTGTTACTGATCCAGAAACTATTTTGAAACTTGCCTTGGAAGTTGAACAGCATTTTTGTATGAAACGAGGACAAGGATTTAATGTTTCGCCAACTGACCTCGGCAAGATTAAGGAACTGGTTGCTACCGGTATTCCGCTGGAGATTGTAAAACAAAGCATTGATAAATCATTTGCAGAGTACAAGCCTAAACACGCTTGGGACAAAATCAATAGCATGGCCTTTTGCATCCCTCGCTGCCTTGACGAGTGGAATAGAATGCAGGTGGATGAATCTATAACTGGTGCGGTGCCGCACGTTCCAGTCGCCCTTAGTCCTCTTCCACAACGAGGTTATCGGAATAAACAACAAGCGCAAATTGAGGAACTAGACCGCTTCATCGAGGAGGAACGAAAACGTGGAAGTCGTTGA
- the dnaB gene encoding replicative DNA helicase, with protein sequence MQNSVVLDGMLPDMPHDLPAECSVIGAILIEPEVLEYTEALVPEAFYHTGHKIIFSRIIELVDEGQPVDLVTLTSRLQDRGELEDIGGVSYLSKLAHAVPTTANMETYVASVQSKWMVREYIRSSMASIQAAGAGEDIQRLVATAQQTATTLADRVAPKQDFKRIKDVVVEVIETTETKSEAFKTGKVTGLRTGFTDLDGITAGLQKSDLIIVAARPSVGKTAFALNIAQNVATLSPDPVAIFSLEMSAPQLVTRMVSAEGNLEASRLRVGDMGEDDWTKMASAAGVLGASNIMIDDSPGITVHDIRSKCRRLKKQEGLGLVVIDYLQLIASAGRGRGSENRQQEVSEISRTLKHLARELDVPVIALSQLSRGVEQRQDKRPMMSDLRESGSIEQDADIVAFLYRDDYYDKETEKKNIIEIIIAKQRNGPVGTVELVFLKQFNKFTNYERAHIDSGPQQPSQQKKVTNINKRQWA encoded by the coding sequence ATGCAAAACTCGGTCGTTCTTGATGGGATGCTACCGGATATGCCGCATGATTTGCCTGCGGAATGCTCCGTCATTGGAGCGATTCTGATTGAGCCGGAAGTATTGGAATATACCGAGGCACTGGTCCCCGAGGCTTTTTACCACACCGGGCATAAGATCATTTTTAGCCGAATCATAGAGCTTGTTGACGAGGGACAACCGGTGGATCTGGTAACACTGACATCTCGGCTACAGGATCGTGGGGAGCTCGAGGATATTGGCGGTGTGAGCTACCTGTCTAAACTAGCGCATGCAGTGCCAACGACGGCCAATATGGAGACTTATGTTGCGTCAGTACAAAGCAAATGGATGGTTCGGGAGTATATCCGTTCAAGTATGGCCAGCATTCAGGCAGCGGGAGCGGGAGAGGACATTCAACGCCTGGTTGCTACAGCGCAGCAGACAGCAACGACATTGGCTGACCGAGTTGCTCCAAAGCAGGATTTTAAGCGGATCAAGGACGTTGTCGTCGAGGTAATTGAGACGACGGAGACTAAGTCAGAGGCATTTAAAACAGGCAAGGTTACAGGTCTTCGAACAGGTTTCACCGACTTGGATGGTATCACAGCGGGGCTACAAAAAAGTGATTTGATTATCGTTGCGGCCCGGCCATCCGTGGGTAAGACGGCCTTCGCTCTTAATATCGCTCAGAACGTAGCTACTTTAAGTCCGGATCCGGTTGCTATATTCAGCCTAGAGATGTCAGCTCCTCAGCTCGTTACACGTATGGTTAGTGCAGAGGGCAATTTAGAGGCAAGTCGGCTACGAGTCGGAGATATGGGTGAGGACGACTGGACTAAGATGGCGAGTGCTGCCGGTGTCCTGGGTGCATCAAATATCATGATTGACGATTCCCCTGGAATTACGGTCCATGACATCCGATCCAAGTGCCGGAGATTGAAAAAGCAAGAAGGGCTGGGGCTGGTCGTAATTGATTATCTTCAACTGATCGCAAGTGCAGGTCGGGGCCGTGGGTCAGAGAACCGGCAGCAAGAGGTTTCCGAGATTTCTCGGACGCTGAAGCATTTGGCCAGGGAACTGGACGTGCCTGTTATCGCTTTATCTCAGCTCAGTCGGGGCGTCGAGCAACGTCAGGACAAGCGTCCGATGATGTCGGACCTACGGGAATCAGGATCGATTGAGCAGGATGCTGATATCGTTGCGTTCTTGTACAGAGACGACTATTACGACAAAGAGACTGAAAAGAAGAACATCATCGAGATTATCATCGCCAAGCAACGGAATGGTCCAGTTGGAACAGTAGAGTTAGTGTTCCTTAAGCAGTTCAACAAGTTTACGAACTATGAACGAGCTCATATAGATTCGGGGCCACAGCAGCCATCACAGCAGAAGAAGGTTACCAATATCAATAAGCGCCAGTGGGCTTGA
- a CDS encoding DUF6906 family protein, with protein sequence MKQLKKPTRKQKSEISRQKLKPNSWFVERDDGQLMVIVSKEKGQVRRLRWGA encoded by the coding sequence ATGAAGCAATTAAAGAAACCGACAAGGAAGCAGAAGTCAGAGATAAGCCGGCAGAAGTTAAAGCCTAATAGTTGGTTTGTTGAACGAGATGATGGACAGTTGATGGTCATTGTGAGTAAGGAGAAAGGTCAGGTGCGAAGACTCCGGTGGGGAGCATGA
- a CDS encoding RusA family crossover junction endodeoxyribonuclease codes for MIQFTVYGEPVAQGRPRASTQGGFVKLYDPAKSRDYKDYVRLAAVEHAPAALIEGPIGMALTVYRSMPKYLSKYPKKASAAERGEILPTSKPDTDNYLKGVKDALKGVIWKDDSQVVDVFARKRYSARPRIEIKIKELS; via the coding sequence ATGATTCAGTTCACCGTGTACGGGGAGCCGGTAGCTCAGGGAAGGCCAAGAGCGTCTACACAGGGCGGATTCGTTAAGTTGTATGATCCAGCGAAGTCTCGTGACTATAAGGACTATGTTCGACTGGCTGCTGTAGAGCATGCACCGGCTGCCTTAATTGAGGGGCCAATAGGGATGGCACTTACCGTTTACCGATCAATGCCAAAATATTTGAGTAAGTATCCGAAAAAGGCGTCCGCAGCTGAGCGAGGTGAAATCCTCCCAACATCAAAACCTGATACGGACAACTATCTCAAAGGGGTGAAGGACGCGCTCAAAGGTGTGATTTGGAAGGATGATAGTCAGGTAGTGGACGTGTTTGCTAGGAAGAGATATAGTGCTCGTCCACGTATAGAGATCAAAATCAAGGAATTATCTTAA
- a CDS encoding HNH endonuclease signature motif containing protein, with translation MIRYTPEQKEFILENAWGKYNSEITELFFAKFGIEVTVAQIKSFKANHKIKSDVPRRRMTGDEGLFTKAQKDFIKKNVGGCLNQELAELVNEKFSLQITARQMNTFKKNHGLVSGVNCRFRKGDSPANKGTKGLYNVGGNSTSFKQGQRPLNYKHVGSERIDRDGYTLIKVSDEGPWHKRWRHKHKVVWEEKHGPIPKGHVILFVDQNKRNIGLDNLIMIKQSQLSVLNKKGLLHNDAELTKTGIIMADIYSKISERRRSKHVL, from the coding sequence ATGATTCGATACACGCCTGAACAAAAAGAATTTATCCTGGAGAACGCTTGGGGTAAGTATAATTCAGAAATTACCGAGTTGTTTTTTGCCAAATTCGGTATCGAAGTTACAGTAGCCCAGATTAAAAGCTTTAAGGCTAATCACAAGATAAAAAGTGACGTTCCAAGGAGACGAATGACTGGTGATGAAGGGTTATTTACTAAAGCACAAAAAGACTTCATCAAGAAAAATGTTGGTGGTTGCCTTAATCAAGAACTTGCTGAACTCGTGAACGAAAAATTTAGTCTGCAGATTACAGCCAGGCAAATGAATACTTTTAAAAAAAATCACGGTTTGGTCAGCGGAGTAAATTGTCGCTTCCGGAAAGGGGACTCCCCAGCAAACAAAGGGACAAAGGGATTGTACAATGTCGGAGGCAACAGTACTTCATTTAAGCAAGGACAGCGTCCTTTGAATTACAAACATGTAGGCAGTGAGAGAATCGATCGTGATGGCTATACGCTAATCAAAGTGTCGGATGAGGGACCGTGGCATAAGCGGTGGAGGCATAAACACAAGGTCGTGTGGGAAGAAAAGCATGGTCCAATCCCAAAAGGGCATGTAATTCTTTTTGTAGATCAGAACAAACGCAATATCGGTCTGGATAATTTAATTATGATCAAGCAGAGTCAACTTTCAGTCTTGAATAAAAAGGGTTTGCTCCATAATGATGCTGAGCTAACCAAGACCGGCATAATCATGGCGGACATTTATAGCAAGATAAGTGAAAGACGTCGATCAAAGCACGTCCTTTAG
- a CDS encoding DUF6199 family natural product biosynthesis protein, producing MGFFLFLFILLALLNIFFPRIGWYMRYGWTIKGDVEPSDAYLLMTRISSILMLIVLFIFWSNFF from the coding sequence ATGGGATTCTTTTTGTTTCTGTTCATTCTTCTCGCTTTACTAAATATCTTTTTTCCGCGAATCGGTTGGTATATGAGATATGGTTGGACGATTAAAGGTGACGTCGAACCGAGTGACGCTTACCTGCTTATGACAAGAATTAGCAGTATATTAATGCTTATTGTGCTGTTCATTTTCTGGTCTAACTTTTTTTAA